One Candidatus Synechococcus calcipolaris G9 genomic window carries:
- the purS gene encoding phosphoribosylformylglycinamidine synthase subunit PurS: MAEFDAKVYVTLRPSVLDPAGVAVQSGIHQLGYPQVQQVRIGKYVELTVTASDRGAAEEQLTQICDQILANPVIEVYRFEIMERVSSS, from the coding sequence GTGGCTGAATTTGATGCCAAGGTTTACGTTACTTTGCGGCCTTCGGTGCTGGATCCCGCCGGAGTTGCTGTCCAGTCAGGCATCCATCAGTTGGGGTATCCCCAAGTGCAGCAGGTTCGCATCGGTAAATATGTAGAATTAACCGTAACTGCCAGCGATCGCGGTGCAGCAGAGGAGCAACTGACCCAGATTTGTGATCAAATTCTTGCCAATCCGGTGATCGAAGTCTATCGGTTTGAGATCATGGAGCGGGTATCCTCATCCTAA
- a CDS encoding SPFH domain-containing protein: MGEFIGFLFLLAIGGSGVASSVRIINQGNMALVERLGSYKGRMEPGLNFVLPVLDRVVYHETIREKVLDIPPQQCITRDNVAISVDAVVYWRIIDMERAYYKVENLRMAMVNLVLTQIRAEMGKLELDETFTARSQVNETLLNDLDVATDPWGVKVNRVELRDIVPSKAVQESMEMQMTAERRKRAAILTSEGERDAAINSAQGKAEAQILAAEADQKAVLLAAEADQKVVILRAQAERQDQILRAQGTAEAMQVIAKVLRDDPKNQEALKFLVAQGYLDMGKVIGKSDSSKVMFMDPQSIPATLEGMKSLISDRSLGA, encoded by the coding sequence ATGGGTGAATTTATTGGCTTTTTATTTTTACTGGCGATCGGGGGTTCCGGAGTTGCCAGTTCTGTGCGGATTATTAATCAGGGCAACATGGCCCTAGTGGAGCGGTTAGGCAGTTATAAAGGCCGCATGGAGCCAGGACTCAATTTTGTCCTACCCGTCTTAGATCGGGTGGTCTATCACGAAACCATCCGCGAAAAAGTCCTAGATATTCCCCCTCAGCAATGTATTACCCGTGATAACGTGGCCATCAGTGTGGATGCGGTGGTCTATTGGCGGATTATCGACATGGAGCGGGCCTACTACAAGGTGGAAAATCTGAGAATGGCCATGGTCAACCTGGTTTTAACCCAAATTCGGGCAGAGATGGGCAAACTGGAACTGGACGAAACCTTTACGGCTCGTTCCCAGGTAAATGAAACCCTCCTTAATGATTTAGACGTGGCCACGGATCCCTGGGGCGTGAAAGTGAACCGGGTGGAATTGCGGGATATTGTTCCCTCCAAGGCGGTTCAGGAATCCATGGAAATGCAAATGACTGCCGAACGTCGTAAACGGGCTGCCATCCTAACCTCGGAAGGGGAGCGGGATGCCGCCATTAATAGTGCCCAGGGGAAAGCGGAAGCCCAAATATTAGCGGCCGAAGCGGATCAAAAAGCGGTTCTTCTCGCGGCCGAAGCCGATCAAAAAGTAGTTATCCTGCGGGCTCAAGCGGAGCGGCAGGATCAAATTTTGCGGGCCCAAGGGACAGCAGAAGCCATGCAGGTGATTGCCAAGGTTCTCAGGGATGATCCGAAAAACCAAGAGGCTCTGAAATTTTTGGTTGCCCAGGGCTACCTGGATATGGGTAAAGTCATTGGTAAAAGTGATAGCAGTAAGGTGATGTTTATGGATCCCCAGTCCATTCCCGCCACCCTAGAAGGGATGAAATCCTTAATCAGCGATCGCAGCCTGGGAGCGTAG
- the rpsR gene encoding 30S ribosomal protein S18 gives MAFYRRRISPVKPGDPIDYKDVDLLRRFITERGKILPRRVTGLTAKQQRQLAVAIKRARIMAFLPFLNAEG, from the coding sequence ATGGCTTTTTATCGTCGGCGTATTTCTCCTGTCAAACCCGGAGATCCCATTGACTACAAAGATGTGGACTTACTGCGGCGGTTCATTACCGAACGGGGTAAGATTCTCCCCCGGCGGGTGACAGGGCTAACGGCAAAACAGCAGCGACAGTTGGCCGTTGCGATTAAACGGGCCCGAATCATGGCATTTTTACCCTTTCTTAATGCGGAAGGCTAG
- the rpmG gene encoding 50S ribosomal protein L33, which produces MAKAKGSRIIITLECTECRTNSAQRSPGVSRYTTTKNRRTTTARLELKKFCTHCNKHTVHKEIK; this is translated from the coding sequence ATGGCGAAGGCAAAAGGATCCAGGATCATCATTACCCTGGAATGTACAGAATGTCGGACAAACTCGGCCCAGCGATCGCCGGGGGTTTCCCGCTACACGACAACAAAAAATCGTCGTACCACAACGGCTCGGCTTGAGTTGAAAAAATTCTGCACCCACTGCAACAAGCACACCGTCCATAAAGAAATCAAATAA
- a CDS encoding RDD family protein — translation MGAISRQIPPPLPLAQPWRRGAATMIDFLLAWLFSVLGYSPGAAIQWAQILVFFIAWWGLRVAFVNRNRGQSPGHWLMDVRLLDRRGRTPDFISLNKRELVMGVCALLTLVVLETFGRGFTVLLLLAPLLINCAPAWVDERHRTLHDRLGATEVYRCYRGFSLDRKLIQIMSKLRKDV, via the coding sequence ATGGGTGCAATTTCCCGCCAAATCCCTCCCCCCTTACCCTTGGCCCAACCCTGGCGACGGGGGGCGGCCACGATGATTGATTTTCTCTTAGCCTGGCTGTTTAGTGTTCTCGGCTATTCTCCCGGAGCGGCAATTCAGTGGGCCCAAATTCTGGTGTTTTTTATTGCCTGGTGGGGGCTGCGGGTGGCCTTTGTCAATCGCAATAGGGGTCAAAGTCCCGGCCATTGGTTAATGGATGTACGTTTATTGGATCGGCGGGGGCGAACCCCAGATTTTATTTCTTTGAACAAGCGGGAACTGGTGATGGGGGTCTGTGCCCTGCTGACTCTGGTGGTTTTAGAAACCTTTGGCCGCGGCTTTACGGTTTTATTGTTATTAGCTCCCCTGCTGATTAACTGTGCCCCTGCCTGGGTGGATGAACGCCATCGCACCCTCCACGATCGCCTGGGGGCAACGGAGGTCTATCGTTGCTATCGGGGATTTTCACTGGATCGAAAACTGATTCAGATTATGTCAAAACTGCGGAAAGATGTGTAA
- a CDS encoding UDP-N-acetylmuramoyl-L-alanyl-D-glutamate--2,6-diaminopimelate ligase: protein MKLRELLEAANLSPEIDDCDLERDVTHLSTNSWDCRPGTLFMGMPGSRVDGGNFWPSALAAGAVAALISPTAKQPTPGDRASGDNVCVIPVANIQRACGAIAAAFYDYPAQHLALVGVTGTNGKTTTTHLIEFLLSQVGYPTALLGTLYSRWPGHEEVASHTTPFAVDLQARLGAARSAGCRFGVMEVSSHALDQDRVWGCTFETAVFTNLTQDHLDYHPTMEDYFAAKAKLFSGDYLKGRAIANVDDPYGQKLLANMKPEQAWGYSTETSADFYTTDLVYRVDGVAGTVHTPTGVAEFNSPLVGQFNVANLLAAIAVGIDLGLPLDGMVKALADFPGVPGRMQQIRVQPDQDISVIVDYAHTPDSLDNLLRAARPFIQGEMICVFGCGGDRDRSKRPQMGAIAAQRADQVVVTSDNPRTEDPRRILEDILTGIPETTPKIVNGDRREAIHAAILQAKPGDGVIIAGKGHEDYQILGTEKVHFDDREEAMAALRKRLSSMGNSVS, encoded by the coding sequence ATGAAGTTACGGGAACTTTTGGAGGCAGCAAATTTATCTCCTGAAATAGACGATTGCGATTTAGAACGGGATGTCACCCACTTAAGTACGAATTCCTGGGATTGCCGTCCAGGAACCTTATTTATGGGCATGCCGGGGTCGCGGGTGGATGGGGGAAATTTTTGGCCCAGTGCCCTTGCGGCCGGCGCTGTTGCCGCCCTCATTTCCCCCACAGCTAAACAGCCCACCCCAGGGGATAGAGCTTCAGGGGATAACGTTTGTGTGATTCCAGTGGCAAATATTCAGCGGGCCTGTGGAGCTATTGCGGCAGCGTTCTATGACTATCCGGCCCAACACCTTGCCCTGGTTGGGGTAACGGGAACCAATGGTAAAACCACGACAACTCATTTAATTGAATTTTTGCTCAGTCAGGTGGGTTATCCCACGGCCCTCCTCGGTACCCTCTATAGTCGCTGGCCAGGCCATGAAGAAGTGGCCAGTCACACAACTCCCTTTGCGGTGGATCTACAAGCCCGATTAGGGGCGGCCCGATCTGCAGGTTGTCGCTTTGGAGTGATGGAGGTGAGTTCCCATGCCCTAGATCAGGATCGGGTTTGGGGTTGTACCTTTGAAACGGCGGTTTTTACCAATTTGACCCAGGATCACCTGGACTACCATCCAACGATGGAGGATTACTTTGCTGCTAAAGCAAAACTCTTTAGTGGGGATTACCTGAAGGGGCGGGCGATCGCCAATGTGGATGATCCCTACGGACAGAAACTCCTCGCCAACATGAAACCGGAGCAGGCCTGGGGTTACAGCACGGAAACCAGCGCAGATTTTTACACGACGGATCTGGTCTATCGGGTGGATGGGGTCGCTGGCACTGTTCATACCCCCACAGGGGTAGCAGAGTTTAATTCTCCCTTGGTGGGTCAGTTCAATGTGGCTAATTTATTGGCGGCGATCGCCGTGGGCATTGATCTGGGATTGCCCCTCGATGGTATGGTCAAGGCCCTGGCAGACTTTCCGGGGGTGCCTGGGCGAATGCAGCAAATTCGGGTGCAACCGGATCAGGATATTAGCGTCATTGTGGACTATGCCCATACCCCGGATAGCTTGGATAATCTGCTGCGGGCAGCGCGGCCCTTTATTCAGGGAGAGATGATCTGTGTCTTTGGCTGTGGTGGCGATCGCGATCGTAGCAAACGGCCCCAAATGGGAGCTATTGCCGCCCAACGAGCCGATCAGGTGGTTGTCACCTCCGATAATCCACGCACCGAAGACCCCCGACGGATTTTAGAGGATATTCTCACAGGTATTCCCGAAACCACCCCCAAAATAGTCAATGGCGATCGCCGCGAAGCCATTCATGCCGCCATCTTGCAGGCAAAACCAGGGGATGGGGTGATTATTGCCGGTAAGGGGCACGAAGACTATCAGATTTTAGGCACTGAAAAAGTTCACTTTGACGATCGCGAAGAAGCTATGGCAGCCTTAAGGAAACGACTCTCCTCCATGGGTAACTCAGTTTCCTGA
- a CDS encoding ferredoxin--nitrite reductase, translated as MTNKFEAVKAAKDGLAVKDELEHFAAIGWQDIPEADRDLRLKWLGIFFRPVTPGKFMLRLRVPNGILTSAQLRTLGEIVDRYGENGNGDITTRQNIQIRGILIEDIPDIFERLSACGLTSVQSGMDNVRNITGSPIAGIDGSELIDTRPLVRQLQAMITNNGQGNPEFSNLPRKFNIAIEGGRDNSVHAEINDIAFVPAYRWGVLGFNVLVGGFFSARRCEAAIPLDAWVPPDQSVVELCRAILELYRDHGPRANRQKSRLMWLIDEWGIDHFRSAVTAKLSFPLHRAAPKDEIDWEKRDHLGVYPQKQPGLSFVGLHVPVGRLYAPDFFELARLAQFYGNGEVRLTVEQNLILPYVSNTLLAHLLEEPLLAKFGIAPPPLQRSLVSCTGAQFCNFALVETKNRALALSAALDAELYVPQPVRIHWTGCPNSCGQPQVADIGLMGTKVRRNGQTVEGVDLYMGGKVGKDAQLGTCVRKGIPCDDLQPILRDLLIEQFGASPRTDDLPQNSHLNVTAESIAVA; from the coding sequence GTGACTAACAAGTTTGAAGCAGTTAAAGCCGCCAAAGACGGCCTTGCGGTCAAGGACGAACTGGAGCATTTTGCCGCCATTGGTTGGCAGGACATTCCCGAAGCGGATCGAGACCTGCGGTTGAAATGGCTTGGCATCTTTTTCCGTCCAGTCACGCCGGGAAAGTTCATGCTACGTCTGCGGGTTCCCAATGGCATTCTCACCAGTGCCCAATTGCGTACCCTCGGGGAAATTGTCGATCGCTATGGCGAAAACGGTAACGGCGACATCACCACTCGGCAAAACATACAAATTCGCGGCATCCTCATTGAGGATATTCCCGATATTTTTGAACGCCTGAGTGCCTGTGGCCTCACCTCGGTACAGTCAGGCATGGACAATGTTCGGAATATTACCGGCTCCCCCATTGCCGGCATTGACGGCAGTGAACTGATTGATACCCGGCCCTTGGTGCGGCAACTCCAAGCCATGATTACCAATAATGGCCAGGGCAATCCCGAATTTAGCAACCTACCGCGAAAATTTAATATTGCCATTGAAGGGGGACGAGATAACTCCGTCCATGCGGAGATCAATGACATTGCCTTTGTCCCCGCCTATCGGTGGGGTGTCCTCGGATTCAATGTTCTTGTCGGGGGCTTTTTCTCGGCCCGACGGTGCGAAGCTGCCATCCCCCTGGATGCCTGGGTACCCCCGGATCAATCGGTGGTGGAACTGTGCCGAGCCATCCTAGAACTCTATCGGGATCATGGGCCGCGGGCCAATCGGCAAAAATCGCGGCTGATGTGGTTGATTGATGAATGGGGAATTGATCATTTTCGCAGTGCGGTTACGGCCAAGCTGAGCTTTCCCCTACATCGGGCCGCCCCCAAGGATGAAATTGACTGGGAAAAGCGGGATCACCTAGGGGTCTATCCCCAAAAGCAACCGGGTCTGAGTTTCGTTGGCCTCCACGTCCCCGTGGGTCGCCTATATGCCCCGGACTTTTTTGAGTTGGCTCGCCTAGCTCAGTTCTATGGCAATGGCGAGGTGCGTTTAACCGTAGAGCAGAATTTAATTTTGCCCTATGTGTCCAATACCCTTCTGGCCCATTTACTGGAGGAACCCCTCCTCGCCAAATTTGGCATTGCGCCTCCCCCCTTGCAGCGATCGCTCGTTTCCTGTACCGGAGCGCAGTTTTGCAATTTTGCCCTTGTGGAAACAAAAAACCGTGCCCTAGCCCTAAGTGCGGCCCTAGATGCGGAGCTTTATGTCCCCCAACCCGTTCGCATTCACTGGACCGGTTGCCCCAACTCCTGCGGACAACCCCAAGTAGCCGATATAGGTTTGATGGGCACAAAAGTACGCCGCAATGGCCAAACCGTGGAGGGGGTAGACCTCTACATGGGGGGCAAGGTGGGTAAAGATGCCCAGTTGGGAACCTGTGTTCGTAAGGGCATTCCCTGTGATGACCTGCAACCGATTTTGCGCGACCTGTTGATTGAACAATTTGGTGCTTCCCCGCGCACCGATGATCTACCCCAGAATAGTCACCTGAATGTAACGGCTGAATCCATCGCCGTTGCCTAG
- a CDS encoding MFS transporter, whose amino-acid sequence MLKAILSFRDRYRILHLTWFAFFLTFVVWFNFAPLATMVQEDMGLTTPQIRTLAICNVALTVPARIIIGMVLDRYGPRITYTCLLIFSAIPCLMFAAAQDFYWLVISRLLLSIVGAGFVIGIRMVAEWFPPKEIGFAEGVYGGWGNFGSAAAAFTLPTIAVALAVFSGGQGNWRMTIALTGIATAIYGFIYFVNVKDTPEGKVYQKPARHGGMEVTSVKDFWFMLAANLPLTGVLGLLAWRLEQIGFLDTFALYITWIALVGLYLFQSYKCWDVNRDLFTQKKRYPAEDRYRFNQVFLLELTYIVNFGSELAVVSMLPAFFELTFSLSKPHAGMIASSYAFMNLMARPGGGIISDRLGSRKWTMTILTAAMGIGYLIMAGQNSSWWLPGAILVTMLCSFFVQAGEGSTFAIVPLIKRRVTGQIAGNVGAYGNVGAVCYLTLYSLLPEGAVGNQIFFQTLGVTSMIVAFLCGFFLLEPKGSFDSHHEGELAPAPEVLAPGQEV is encoded by the coding sequence ATGCTAAAAGCTATTCTATCGTTTCGCGATCGTTATCGCATCCTTCACCTCACCTGGTTTGCCTTTTTCCTAACCTTTGTGGTGTGGTTTAACTTTGCCCCCCTGGCCACGATGGTGCAGGAAGATATGGGCTTAACAACGCCGCAAATTCGGACTCTGGCTATCTGTAATGTCGCCCTCACCGTTCCGGCGCGAATCATCATTGGTATGGTTCTAGACCGCTACGGCCCTCGCATTACCTATACCTGCCTGCTGATCTTTTCTGCCATTCCCTGTTTAATGTTTGCCGCCGCCCAGGATTTCTACTGGCTAGTAATTAGCCGCCTCCTCCTGAGTATTGTGGGTGCGGGCTTTGTCATTGGTATTCGCATGGTGGCAGAATGGTTTCCCCCCAAGGAAATTGGCTTTGCCGAAGGGGTTTACGGCGGTTGGGGAAATTTTGGCTCGGCAGCAGCGGCCTTCACCCTGCCCACTATTGCCGTAGCCTTAGCGGTTTTCTCCGGAGGCCAAGGAAACTGGCGGATGACGATCGCCCTGACCGGGATTGCCACAGCCATCTATGGGTTTATTTATTTTGTTAATGTCAAAGATACGCCGGAGGGCAAAGTTTACCAAAAACCAGCCCGCCATGGTGGCATGGAAGTCACCAGTGTTAAAGATTTTTGGTTTATGTTGGCTGCAAACTTGCCGCTGACTGGGGTGTTGGGGCTACTGGCCTGGCGATTAGAGCAAATTGGCTTCCTGGATACCTTTGCCCTATACATCACTTGGATTGCCCTAGTTGGTCTATACCTTTTCCAGTCCTATAAATGCTGGGATGTAAACCGGGATCTCTTTACCCAAAAGAAACGCTATCCCGCTGAAGATCGCTATCGCTTTAACCAAGTCTTTCTCTTGGAACTTACCTATATCGTGAACTTTGGTTCCGAATTGGCGGTGGTGTCCATGCTGCCGGCCTTCTTTGAACTCACCTTTAGCCTCTCTAAACCCCATGCGGGGATGATTGCCTCTAGCTATGCCTTTATGAATTTGATGGCCCGGCCCGGCGGCGGCATTATTAGCGATCGCCTGGGGAGCCGGAAATGGACTATGACGATTCTGACGGCGGCCATGGGCATTGGCTATCTGATTATGGCAGGTCAAAACAGCAGTTGGTGGTTGCCGGGAGCCATCCTCGTAACCATGCTGTGTTCCTTCTTTGTCCAGGCGGGGGAAGGATCTACCTTTGCGATTGTCCCCCTGATCAAACGGCGAGTTACTGGGCAAATTGCCGGTAATGTCGGCGCCTATGGCAATGTCGGGGCAGTCTGCTATCTCACCCTCTATAGCCTTTTGCCGGAAGGTGCCGTTGGCAATCAGATTTTCTTCCAAACCCTGGGGGTGACCTCCATGATTGTTGCCTTCCTCTGCGGATTCTTTCTCCTTGAACCTAAAGGCTCCTTTGACAGTCACCATGAAGGGGAACTTGCTCCGGCTCCAGAGGTATTGGCTCCTGGGCAAGAAGTTTAA
- a CDS encoding DUF1830 domain-containing protein: MTHFSSQQPQTTSLLATPGPKLCYYCNESSQIQILRLSNDAHWEKIVFPLQKLLFWADPTVDLKVYTCGPGAVPLNLIPCSILLANDGKE; the protein is encoded by the coding sequence ATGACTCATTTTTCTTCCCAACAACCCCAAACCACTTCGCTTCTGGCGACCCCTGGGCCAAAACTGTGCTACTACTGCAATGAAAGTTCCCAAATTCAAATCCTGCGGTTGTCTAATGATGCTCATTGGGAAAAAATCGTCTTCCCGTTGCAGAAGTTACTTTTCTGGGCGGATCCAACCGTTGATCTGAAGGTTTACACCTGTGGGCCAGGGGCAGTGCCCTTAAACTTGATTCCCTGTAGCATCCTACTGGCCAATGATGGGAAGGAATGA
- a CDS encoding molybdopterin-dependent oxidoreductase — protein sequence MTPGTPDSSFPTHASLAVKSEPQLCYYSNQTAQVQVLKLSDQANWERVVFPFQQLFFWADADADLKIYSSTPKSAPLQLIPCKTLVTDGVHSAPPSQGIAQEVVQSQCPYCGVGCGLEAVPNSAAEGGYKIRGDRQHPSSQGMICVKGATIMESLDRDRLLYPLWRERLDQPFRRISWDEAVGRIVERIQAVQENQGADGICMYGSGQFQTEDYYTAQKLLKGCLGTNNFDANSRLCMSSAVAAYIQSFGSDGPPCCYDDLELTDCAFLIGTNTAECHPIVFNRLRKHHKQNRKVKLIVVDPRRTPTAEVADLHLAIAPGTDIDLLHGIGHLLLQMRLIDPEFIDECTTGFADYVKLLGNYPPEQVAQRCGITVQDLEKAARYWGQAKGVLSLWSMGINQSSEGTAKARSLINLHLLTGQVGRPGCGPFSLTGQPNAMGGREAGGLSHLLPGYRLVKNPQHRHELEELWQLPAGQISATPGRSAWEMITGLETGDVGLLWIAATNPVVSMPDLERTKAALLRSPFTVYQDAYFPTETAAYAHLLLPAAQWGEKTGVMTNSERCVTLCPAFRSPPGEAKADWEIFAEVGRRLGFEEHFSFETSAAVYGEFVQATKGRLCDQSGLSHERLETLGPLQWPCPEGLPDPEAQQAKRLYTDYQFSTSDRRAHFGIFTSQGLGEPVDIDYPYVLTNGRLYGHWHTQTRTGRIPKITKMHPRPLLEIHPQDADRLCLSEGDWVDVRSRRAQVCLPVHITKGIRPGTVFMPMHWGYLWGDDTEVNSLTHPISCPISLQPELKACAVQLVPIHAQGQRPPIHPPHTHVLSV from the coding sequence ATGACTCCTGGTACTCCTGATTCTTCTTTCCCTACCCATGCATCCCTTGCGGTTAAATCTGAGCCGCAGTTGTGCTACTACAGCAATCAAACCGCTCAGGTACAAGTCCTCAAGTTATCTGATCAGGCCAACTGGGAGCGGGTGGTTTTTCCCTTCCAGCAATTATTTTTTTGGGCAGATGCGGACGCAGACCTAAAGATCTATAGCTCTACGCCAAAGTCGGCACCTTTACAACTTATTCCCTGTAAAACCCTGGTAACGGATGGAGTCCATTCCGCTCCCCCGTCCCAAGGGATCGCCCAGGAAGTGGTGCAAAGCCAATGTCCCTACTGTGGGGTGGGCTGTGGTCTGGAGGCGGTTCCCAACAGTGCTGCCGAGGGAGGCTACAAAATTCGTGGCGATCGCCAGCACCCCTCTAGTCAGGGCATGATCTGTGTCAAGGGGGCGACAATTATGGAATCCTTGGATCGCGATCGCCTGTTGTATCCCCTCTGGCGAGAACGGCTAGATCAACCCTTTCGCCGCATCAGTTGGGATGAGGCTGTTGGGCGCATTGTGGAGCGGATCCAAGCCGTACAGGAAAACCAAGGTGCCGATGGCATCTGTATGTATGGGTCAGGGCAGTTTCAAACCGAGGATTACTATACCGCCCAAAAATTACTCAAGGGTTGTTTAGGCACGAATAACTTTGATGCCAATTCGCGGCTGTGTATGTCCTCGGCGGTGGCGGCCTATATCCAGAGTTTTGGCTCCGATGGCCCCCCCTGTTGCTACGATGATCTGGAACTGACGGACTGCGCTTTTTTAATTGGCACTAATACCGCTGAATGCCACCCCATTGTCTTTAATCGCCTGCGGAAACACCATAAGCAAAATCGCAAGGTCAAACTGATTGTGGTAGATCCCCGCCGCACCCCCACCGCCGAGGTAGCGGATCTCCACCTAGCGATCGCCCCAGGGACGGATATTGATCTGTTGCATGGGATTGGACATTTATTACTACAAATGCGCCTAATTGACCCGGAATTTATTGATGAATGTACGACGGGTTTTGCCGACTATGTAAAGCTTTTAGGGAATTATCCCCCCGAACAGGTGGCCCAACGCTGTGGTATTACAGTTCAGGACTTGGAAAAGGCGGCCCGCTATTGGGGGCAAGCCAAGGGGGTGCTATCCCTCTGGTCCATGGGCATTAATCAATCCTCGGAGGGCACGGCCAAGGCCCGCAGTTTAATTAACCTACATTTACTCACGGGCCAGGTGGGGCGGCCCGGTTGTGGCCCATTTTCCCTGACAGGTCAACCCAATGCCATGGGCGGCCGGGAAGCGGGGGGCTTATCCCATCTGTTGCCCGGCTATCGTCTGGTGAAAAATCCCCAGCATCGCCATGAGCTAGAGGAACTGTGGCAATTACCGGCGGGGCAGATTTCGGCTACACCGGGGCGATCGGCCTGGGAGATGATCACAGGTCTGGAAACGGGGGACGTGGGCCTATTATGGATTGCGGCCACAAATCCGGTGGTGAGTATGCCGGATCTGGAGCGGACAAAAGCTGCCCTGCTGCGATCGCCCTTTACGGTCTATCAAGATGCCTATTTCCCAACGGAAACCGCAGCCTATGCCCATTTACTCTTACCCGCGGCCCAATGGGGTGAAAAAACCGGCGTAATGACTAATTCCGAGCGATGTGTCACCCTTTGCCCCGCCTTTCGATCTCCCCCAGGGGAAGCCAAAGCGGACTGGGAAATTTTTGCCGAGGTGGGTCGTCGTCTGGGGTTTGAGGAGCATTTTTCCTTTGAGACTTCAGCCGCAGTCTATGGCGAGTTTGTCCAAGCTACGAAGGGCCGTCTCTGCGATCAATCCGGTCTCAGCCATGAACGCCTAGAAACCCTGGGGCCCCTCCAATGGCCTTGCCCAGAGGGACTGCCAGACCCAGAAGCCCAACAGGCCAAACGGCTGTACACCGACTATCAATTTTCCACCAGCGATCGCCGCGCCCACTTTGGCATTTTTACCTCCCAGGGGTTAGGGGAACCGGTGGATATTGATTATCCCTACGTTTTAACCAACGGTCGCCTCTACGGCCATTGGCATACCCAAACCCGCACGGGCCGCATTCCTAAAATCACGAAAATGCATCCCCGCCCCCTCCTAGAAATCCATCCCCAGGATGCCGATCGCCTCTGCTTAAGTGAAGGAGATTGGGTAGACGTGAGATCGCGGCGGGCCCAAGTTTGTTTGCCCGTGCATATAACCAAGGGAATACGGCCTGGAACTGTATTTATGCCCATGCACTGGGGGTACCTCTGGGGGGATGATACGGAAGTCAATAGTTTAACCCATCCCATTTCCTGCCCCATTTCCCTGCAACCGGAACTCAAAGCCTGTGCGGTGCAACTGGTTCCCATCCATGCCCAGGGTCAGCGTCCTCCCATTCACCCCCCCCATACCCATGTTCTTTCAGTTTGA
- a CDS encoding nitrate reductase associated protein, translating into MFFQFEADFVDSLRCIPMMVRYKLDTCGVKLKLVHWHQLSQGQRQELVDMDCETPPEIDTYRTTLQTWVAQVSGSPADTLEVPHHPPWLTSNDIPASVLSQLDKTPGHFLTLDYWAALSPLQRFALIKLSRPGHENRNFRSALVEFGLLSSAAKA; encoded by the coding sequence ATGTTCTTTCAGTTTGAAGCCGATTTTGTGGACTCTCTCCGCTGTATTCCCATGATGGTGCGCTATAAACTCGACACCTGTGGCGTAAAACTCAAACTGGTTCATTGGCATCAACTTTCCCAAGGGCAACGCCAAGAACTGGTGGATATGGACTGTGAAACGCCCCCGGAAATTGACACCTATCGCACTACGCTGCAAACCTGGGTGGCCCAGGTAAGTGGTTCCCCCGCCGATACCCTAGAGGTTCCTCACCATCCTCCTTGGCTAACCAGCAATGATATTCCCGCCTCTGTCCTTAGTCAGCTAGACAAAACCCCCGGCCATTTCTTAACCCTAGATTATTGGGCGGCCCTTTCACCGCTGCAACGCTTTGCCCTGATCAAACTGAGTCGCCCGGGCCATGAAAATCGTAACTTTCGATCCGCCCTAGTTGAATTTGGACTGCTTTCTTCTGCGGCTAAGGCTTAG